Within Montipora foliosa isolate CH-2021 chromosome 3, ASM3666993v2, whole genome shotgun sequence, the genomic segment ctaaataacaGAGAGCTGGCTAAAATTAAAGAATGGTGCGATCTAAACAAGCTCTctataaatattaagaaaactaattacatgattgttaaatcccctaaaaagaaataatcaggaaacataaatgttaaattaccaaataaagatgaaaacagtGAAACGGACATGttttatatggaggagagtgttttactgggaactaaaccactcgtagattccatacgccacttcatccgcgaaccgagtggcgtattttacgtatgtcacctttgtgagtgtcgtatcgttcaatgacgtcacaattcccgccttttgcttttgttgaattggtttctcgtgtcgcgtttgttgtttagaataaaagcatggataaaatcggaaatattcaatatttagtctccatataataaaaagaacattacaagttggctcgaagatatgaattttatgttctcgtggcaagaacaatatctcactcgttcgcctCGCTCACTCCTGAGATTCATATCCCCACGCCACCGTGTAATACCCTCTATGTAAAGACTAGCGATAAAAAGCTAAacttccgacgtttcggcgacctcatgacgccattatcaaggagttggaaatgaacaTGCGAGTTCATAACGGTCAACACTTATTTCCATCCctaaaactgacattggacatttcgtaacaattacacgacgcattATGCCATGTTagtattgacaagcttaccgctctaaaaacaatgaaaacaagcagaatgacagctttagttcaacaagaaatagcgtttctaagctatgccgcacTGATCCCCGTTGAAGaaggttaactttcaattgttttgctaagtactattatgtcaatactctaaaaatttCGACTTtccaggagcttgtctcgttggtctagaggatatcggaaactgcaaggtgaagccatcgatccgggttcaactctttgcctcgcctattttgaatcttctcagcttttttaaaatctttgtttcgttgaagtaaatttgaagtctaaagtagactgtacgtcgtataagttgaataaaaagggaaatgtcagtttgagggatggaaagaagtgatgaccgttCATAACAGGTAcaaaatactccaaatttgcataagtggagGAGAGCTAGACAAAGACTTTAGCTCGGATTGAATCTGTTTGCATGTTCAGCCGTGGTCGACGTGACCATGGTAGCGGAGAAGTAGACCTTAGACCTTACTCTCAATTTGGGGTGCTCGGTTTAGGAGGTGGGTGCCCATTTTGCCCTCAGTTTTAACATGGAGAAAGGATGGAATGCTTCCCTTTTAATACCTTTGTCAACTCAAGAGTTACTGACCAACGTTTGCAATGGTGCGAAGTGGTATGAAATGACGTGACTCGGTAGTcataccatttttaaaattcaaaaaatttccGCAAGCATATGCATGGGCAAAGTCCCACCTCCCCAGGGGTTTCAAATGCACACaattaattaagagatcagGCAACTTTTACCCCACACACCTTTTTACCTTCTAGAAGTTTTAAGAAATCGCCCATTTTATTGAATTGTTTTGCATTGGTCcagtccctctgtgacaaaatatcacaaaatcaacATGTACAACTTTAAAGTAAAGAACTTTCCCTTTGTTTGGTTCCAGGCCCtagcaagagtccatcacccaagagctagatttacccaaattgtccTAGTCgtcatcagcgtcagaaaagtgtctggTTTTGAACCacgttttgcgggaaaataaacaataaacaaattggctaactcaatgttgtgcccgattcaaaccctttaggaataaaacgttttgttccaggaatttccgtctcatttaaatgtgaacgctacattaaaatttttgtaatttccaaACATTTAGACATTTGCCTCCCgaaacaattaatttgcttatttagctttggccaaccttacagaaacacagaaaatacacattctccgagactgtcacttaatgatattgtaaatggaaagttgATATAGCAAGCTTAAAGAGTATACATGTCGCCTGACAAACATACCGCAAAAGCTTGGAGTTATTTTCAAGGGCCAAAATAACAAGACGGCTAGATCCTCAGTTATGGAAACAAACCCCTGATTTCTATCAAGTGATTAACTAATCCTGGAAGAGATGCTtacaaaacaaggcacaaatgtAAGGACTTGGACAGTATCTTAATACTACTGAAATCTCATGGTACTTTAACTATAATAGGCATGATATCTTGTGTCTGACTGCTACTGAGGTATCAATGtttgaattgttttcaataactcatataatcgaggaaaggaaaataacatatcGACGTATCACAGTCCAAGTAAGTTTTTCTCACGTTTTGGACATCgtttctgaaaaaacaaaacaaggaagaaagaaacaagtagtgggttaaatggcaaaaatgaatttcgttctgattgacaagtaaataatataacaattgtcttaattcattcatttaactgtttgtgctAGAGTTAATAGCAACAATTCCTATTCGCTGTTACTTTGACATGTACACTTGAAGACCTCAATAACTCAGTTCACTTGACATAAGCAATCGACAATCACCGATCAGTTTCACAGTCACTCCATCATAACACGGGCTCAAACAGCTAGCTATCTGCAGGATGCTGAAGTAGCTGACTCGGTGAATGCAGACAATATTTAATTTAGGTATTAGCCAAAGCAGTTCGagtaaaaatatccactctggcaaCCGTTTATAAAGCCATTTCTCTGTGAAGAACGTACCTGCTCCTTTCGACAAATTCCTGATTGaaaacatgtacaaagtacagtgattcagtcattaaagttatatttaaatagcacttaccattctttACGTGTTTGAGCTTCCCAAATTCGaaggtgacatcatcgccaattagcACAAATGGTGCCCAGTATTTTATGGCCGAATAATTCTTTGTCCCCTGAAGAGATTTCATGgcatggtgaagagctgtacttgccctttttctatctgccaagtgttggtaGAAACTCTCCATGAACATCCAGGTCGCTTCATCgtcgattgcccagagtgacaccagaacagaccgggcaccagcacacaggaaagccctggctattcccacaataccctcagattttacctctccctggccactatgacagcaactaaGCACAACCAGTTTTGCCTGAAGGCGAACTGCTTGAACATCGCCCAACgataacatgtaatcttcctcttcGGGGATCTTGGATGTGCGTTTgggatttggggccaaagcaatttctccagatCCGTCATCCccatgtgcagcaatgtggattaaggcaactgacttcattcttttcagcacctcagctttggttgcattttttcctgtaagaggcacggtctgcagaagttctccaatTATATCCACCTCTTTTTTTGCACAAGGCAGCTGTCCATACATGGGTTCACCAGTGCCGTAAGTGACTTCGCTCAAGCACGGATCACCTACAAGCAGCGCTTCATTCTTACTTTGGAAGTTGTCAGGTGCCAtagtgatcaattttaaagcagtcagcgagggaatcacacggatcctgacagagtcactcattgcagaaaaaggagccaggcaaaagtgtccatcaggaacaaacacTAAGTCATCGCCCTGGATCAAGTCTGCTATAGGACTGAttaagacatcatacaagggCTGCAAAGAGTGCACAGAGAAGCTCAAAGACTGAAAGGTTTCTTCAACACCATCCCTACTGCTCGAGAAGTCGCTACCTTGTCTTTCAAGagaacgattctcgcatcgcAAAACAGCCCCTGCATTGACCTGTTCTAACGTACTTTTCACCAGAGACTTGGCAGttccattttcgattttcttttgtctaaaatttatcCTGATATCATCTCTTAGCAACCAGAAGCTGATCGTGTTCCcttcaagtgctgtgaaaacagtttgtgaaggcAGATCTTTCATAACCAAAGAGATAGTTACCTTCATCATAGGTTTCTCATCAATGCTGtattgcatctttaaaatgtctgccaaagcctgtgctcgtccttgctcagcagcatacaaagcttcatcaacctctccattcttcaagagtGCTGTCCACAGAGCGGTGTATGCAAACCCCTTTGtgtcacgaaagcttattttccatgcatcccctgactgaagaagacgcctaacttcatcaaaataataaacgcTTAGACGATAGTAATTAAGAGCTTTGCTAAAGGAGGCAAAAAAGTCATGAACATGACCAATATGATAACATGCGATTGCCAGCCCTATTGGGTCCTCAGTTTCCTGgcaaatactaagatgttgatggtggtactctatggcttgcttgagaTTACCAAGACTTCCataagcgatgccgagattgcaataggctcttccttctccggccctgtcccctacctcttttgcaatactgagatcttgatggtggtactctatggcttgcttgaaattaccaagactgtcataagcgatgccgagattgccataagctcctccttctctggccctagcccctacctcttttgcaatactaagatgttgatggtggtactctatggcttgcttgaaattaccaagactttcataagcgttgccaagattgccataagctcttccttcttcggccctgtcccctacctcttttgcaatactaagatcttgatggtggtactctatggcttgcttgaaattaccaagacttcgataagcgttgccgagattgccataagctcttccttctccggctctgtcccctacctcttttgcaatactaagatcttgatggtggtactctatggcttgcttgaaattaccaagactgtcataagcgttgccgagattgccataagctcttccttcttcGGCCCTGTcgcctacctcttttgcaatactaagatcttgatggtggtactctatggcttgcttgaaattaccaagacttttataagcgttgccgagattgcaataagctcttccttctccggccctgtcccctacctcttttgcaatactaagatcttgatggtggtactctatggcttgcttgaaattaccaagactttgataagcgttgctgagattgcaataagctcttccttctccggccctgtctcctacctcttttgcaatttTAAGACCTTGATGGTAGTAGTCTATGGCTTGCTTGTAATTACCAAGACTGtaataagcattgccgagattgccataggttgctccttctccggccctgtcccctacctcttttgcaatactaagatctttatggtggtactctatggcttgcttgaaattaccaagactttgataagcgttgccgagattgccataagctcttccttctccggccctgtcccctacctcttttgcaatactaagatgttgatggtggtactctatggcttgcttgaaattaccaagactttgataagcgttgccgagattgccataggctgctccttctccggccctgtcccctacctcttttgcaatactaagatgttgatggtggtactctatggcttgcttgaaattaccaagactgtaataagcattgccgagattgccataggctgctccttctccggccctgtcccctacctcttttgcaatactaagatctttatggtggtactctatggcttgcttgaaattaccaagactgtcataagcgttgccgagattgccataagctcttccttctccggccctctctcctacctcttttgcaatactaagatgttgatggtggtactctatggcttgcttgaaatcaccaagactttgataagcgttgccgagattgcaataagctcctccttctccggccctgtcccctacctcttttgcaatactaagatcttgatggtggtactctatggcttgcttgaaattaccaagactgtcataagcattgccgagattgccataagctcttccttctccggccctgtcccctacctcttttgcaatactaagatgttgatggtggtactctatggcttgcttgaaattaccaagactttgataagcgttgctgagattgcaataagctcttccttctccggccctgtctcctacctct encodes:
- the LOC137997686 gene encoding tetratricopeptide repeat protein 28-like, whose amino-acid sequence is MVDKKLDLLERHMQELSVARKEGDRQGKGLAYFNLGRYYQGTADFNQAISNYTEALAIFKEVGLRAGEGKAYCNLSNAYQSLGDFKQAIEYHHQHLSIAKEVGDRAGEGRAYGNLGNAYQSLGNFKQAIEYHHKDLSIAKEVGDRAGEGRAYGNLGNAYYSLGNFKQAIEYHHQHLSIAKEVGDRAGEGAAYGNLGNAYQSLGNFKQAIEYHHQHLSIAKEVGDRAGEGRAYGNLGNAYQSLGNFKQAIEYHHKDLSIAKEVGDRAGEGATYGNLGNAYYSLGNYKQAIDYYHQGLKIAKEVGDRAGEGRAYCNLSNAYQSLGNFKQAIEYHHQHLSIAKEVGDRAGEGRAYGNLGNAYDSLGNFKQAIEYHHQDLSIAKEVGDRAGEGGAYCNLGNAYQSLGDFKQAIEYHHQHLSIAKEVGERAGEGRAYGNLGNAYDSLGNFKQAIEYHHKDLSIAKEVGDRAGEGAAYGNLGNAYYSLGNFKQAIEYHHQHLSIAKEVGDRAGEGAAYGNLGNAYQSLGNFKQAIEYHHQHLSIAKEVGDRAGEGRAYGNLGNAYQSLGNFKQAIEYHHKDLSIAKEVGDRAGEGATYGNLGNAYYSLGNYKQAIDYYHQGLKIAKEVGDRAGEGRAYCNLSNAYQSLGNFKQAIEYHHQDLSIAKEVGDRAGEGRAYCNLGNAYKSLGNFKQAIEYHHQDLSIAKEVGDRAEEGRAYGNLGNAYDSLGNFKQAIEYHHQDLSIAKEVGDRAGEGRAYGNLGNAYRSLGNFKQAIEYHHQDLSIAKEVGDRAEEGRAYGNLGNAYESLGNFKQAIEYHHQHLSIAKEVGARAREGGAYGNLGIAYDSLGNFKQAIEYHHQDLSIAKEVGDRAGEGRAYCNLGIAYGSLGNLKQAIEYHHQHLSICQETEDPIGLAIACYHIGHVHDFFASFSKALNYYRLSVYYFDEVRRLLQSGDAWKISFRDTKGFAYTALWTALLKNGEVDEALYAAEQGRAQALADILKMQYSIDEKPMMKVTISLVMKDLPSQTVFTALEGNTISFWLLRDDIRINFRQKKIENGTAKSLVKSTLEQVNAGAVLRCENRSLERQGSDFSSSRDGVEETFQSLSFSVHSLQPLYDVLISPIADLIQGDDLVFVPDGHFCLAPFSAMSDSVRIRVIPSLTALKLITMAPDNFQSKNEALLVGDPCLSEVTYGTGEPMYGQLPCAKKEVDIIGELLQTVPLTGKNATKAEVLKRMKSVALIHIAAHGDDGSGEIALAPNPKRTSKIPEEEDYMLSLGDVQAVRLQAKLVVLSCCHSGQGEVKSEGIVGIARAFLCAGARSVLVSLWAIDDEATWMFMESFYQHLADRKRASTALHHAMKSLQGTKNYSAIKYWAPFVLIGDDVTFEFGKLKHVKNETMSKT